Proteins from a single region of Catenulispora acidiphila DSM 44928:
- a CDS encoding inorganic phosphate transporter, whose protein sequence is MNGNSVLLALVVATALGFDFTNGFHDTGNAMATSIATGALPPRVAVAVSSVLNLVGAFLSFSVAATIASGLVQAHLVTLTVVFAGLAGGILWNLATWYLGIPSSSSHALIGGVVGATLAAAGGHAVQWHGLVSKVVLPAVLSPVIAAFVAAVGTFLVYRLDRGMDAGVRNRGFRVGQIGSASMVSLAHGTNDAQKTMGIITLALIANGSLGEHAKAPAWVIISCALAISLGTYFGGWRVIRTLGKGLVEIEAPQGMAAESASAAVILLSSNFGYSLSTTHVATGSILGSGVGKRGAEVRWAVAGRMATAWVFTLPAAGIVGALAYASAHAIGGTPGASTIFVVLAGCAAAFFLAARRNAVTPSNVNSEWSGSVAPAASPAVAGASL, encoded by the coding sequence GTGAACGGCAACAGCGTCCTGCTCGCGCTCGTGGTGGCCACAGCGCTGGGCTTCGATTTCACCAACGGATTCCACGACACGGGCAACGCGATGGCCACGTCGATCGCCACCGGGGCGCTGCCGCCCCGGGTCGCCGTCGCCGTCTCGAGTGTCCTGAACCTGGTCGGGGCGTTCCTCTCGTTCAGCGTCGCCGCGACCATCGCCAGCGGACTGGTGCAGGCGCACCTGGTGACGCTGACCGTGGTGTTCGCCGGGCTGGCCGGCGGCATCCTGTGGAACCTCGCGACCTGGTACCTGGGCATCCCGTCCAGTTCCTCGCACGCCCTGATCGGCGGCGTCGTCGGCGCGACGCTGGCCGCCGCCGGCGGGCACGCGGTGCAGTGGCACGGCCTGGTCTCCAAGGTCGTGCTGCCCGCCGTGCTCTCGCCGGTGATCGCCGCCTTCGTGGCGGCCGTCGGCACGTTCCTGGTCTACCGGCTCGACCGCGGCATGGACGCCGGCGTCCGCAACCGCGGGTTCCGCGTCGGGCAGATCGGCTCGGCGTCCATGGTCTCCCTCGCGCACGGCACCAACGACGCGCAGAAGACCATGGGCATCATCACCCTGGCGCTGATCGCCAACGGCTCCCTCGGGGAGCACGCGAAGGCGCCGGCGTGGGTCATCATCTCCTGCGCGCTGGCGATCAGCCTGGGTACCTACTTCGGCGGCTGGCGCGTCATCAGGACCCTGGGAAAGGGCCTGGTGGAGATCGAGGCGCCGCAGGGCATGGCCGCGGAGTCGGCGTCCGCCGCGGTGATCCTGCTGTCCAGCAACTTCGGCTACTCCCTGTCCACAACGCATGTCGCCACCGGATCGATCCTCGGCTCGGGCGTGGGAAAGAGGGGCGCCGAGGTCCGCTGGGCGGTCGCCGGACGGATGGCGACGGCGTGGGTCTTCACGCTGCCGGCCGCCGGGATCGTCGGTGCGCTGGCTTACGCCTCGGCGCACGCGATCGGCGGGACGCCCGGCGCCTCGACGATCTTCGTGGTGCTGGCCGGCTGCGCCGCGGCGTTCTTCCTCGCCGCGCGCCGCAATGCGGTGACGCCGTCGAACGTCAACAGCGAGTGGTCCGGCTCGGTGGCTCCGGCCGCGAGCCCGGCGGTCGCCGGAGCGTCGTTGTGA
- a CDS encoding ABC transporter ATP-binding protein produces MYEISGLTKTYKRGKDTVEALRGVDVVIPDGDLLAIQGPTGHGKSTLLQLIGGLDRPTGGRLVFNGRDMAGMNETQLTKLRARHFGYIFQSFNLIPTLTAQENVETALVPLGVSATERRERAARALADVGLDERRSHLPAELSGGQQQRVAIARALVKEPEVIMADEPTGNLDEETRDEIFALLQSLWRDRGLTVVMVTHDSAIAKRVPHLARIKNGKLSVLREPEVSKLPADTRRLPGTAPVG; encoded by the coding sequence ATGTACGAGATCAGTGGTCTCACGAAGACCTACAAGCGCGGCAAGGACACTGTCGAAGCCCTGCGCGGCGTGGACGTGGTCATCCCGGACGGCGACCTGCTCGCCATCCAGGGCCCGACCGGCCACGGCAAGTCCACCCTGCTGCAACTCATCGGCGGCCTGGACCGCCCGACCGGCGGCCGCTTGGTGTTCAACGGCCGCGACATGGCCGGGATGAACGAGACGCAGCTGACGAAACTGCGGGCGCGGCACTTCGGCTACATCTTCCAGTCCTTCAACCTGATCCCCACCCTGACCGCGCAGGAGAACGTCGAGACGGCGTTGGTCCCGCTGGGAGTCTCCGCCACCGAACGCCGCGAGCGCGCCGCCCGCGCCTTGGCCGACGTCGGCTTGGACGAGCGCCGCAGCCACCTGCCGGCCGAGTTGTCCGGCGGCCAGCAGCAGCGCGTGGCCATCGCCCGCGCGCTGGTGAAGGAGCCGGAGGTCATCATGGCCGACGAGCCCACCGGCAACCTGGACGAGGAAACCCGCGACGAGATCTTCGCGCTGCTGCAGAGCCTGTGGCGGGACCGGGGGCTGACCGTCGTGATGGTGACGCACGATTCTGCGATCGCCAAGCGCGTGCCGCATCTGGCGCGTATCAAGAACGGCAAGCTCAGTGTTCTGCGTGAACCGGAGGTCTCCAAGCTCCCGGCGGACACTCGACGTCTGCCGGGTACCGCGCCGGTCGGGTGA
- a CDS encoding PP2C family protein-serine/threonine phosphatase, with amino-acid sequence MSESAKPAEPADAARAAVSAHPAGAAELIEPVGFAEALEPVRKRSRITTTLRVAPFLLIALSALADAESTAGQQYDRYLVAAPALAASVWGAGTTILVGILAMLAEVARGLIHDGRVGRPTASVIAVISTVTLAAAYAARVRVQRERDLAEIRSVARTAQQVVLRPLPGRLGTVDLALYYSAAAAQAQIGGDLYEAVRTRHGVRIILGDVQGKGLPAVETAAALLGSFREAAYDAEDLAELAGRLETSLRRYAERASTPDSAERFATAILMEIPDGRPEAFLLNCGHPPPLLIQPGGVRAIEPDAPLPPLNLSALVASEYRTETVPFGPGDRVLLYTDGVSEARNSAGVFYPLADRLTGWIAEPSPQLLADLSRDLNHYAGGATSDDAAVLIAARHRPIS; translated from the coding sequence ATGTCCGAATCCGCCAAGCCCGCCGAGCCCGCCGATGCCGCGCGTGCCGCCGTTTCCGCACATCCCGCCGGCGCCGCGGAGCTCATCGAGCCGGTCGGGTTCGCCGAGGCCCTCGAGCCGGTGCGCAAGCGCTCGCGCATCACCACGACTCTGCGTGTCGCGCCGTTCCTGTTGATCGCCTTGTCCGCCCTGGCCGACGCCGAAAGCACCGCCGGGCAGCAATACGACCGCTACCTGGTCGCCGCGCCGGCCCTGGCCGCCTCCGTCTGGGGCGCGGGGACCACCATCCTCGTCGGGATCCTCGCCATGCTCGCCGAGGTGGCCCGCGGGCTGATCCACGACGGCCGGGTCGGTCGCCCGACCGCCTCGGTCATCGCCGTCATCTCCACGGTCACCCTGGCCGCCGCGTACGCCGCGCGGGTCCGCGTCCAGCGCGAACGCGACCTCGCCGAGATCCGCTCGGTGGCGCGCACCGCGCAGCAGGTGGTGCTGCGTCCGCTGCCCGGCAGGCTCGGCACCGTCGACCTGGCCCTCTACTACAGCGCCGCCGCCGCGCAGGCGCAGATCGGCGGCGACCTGTACGAGGCGGTCCGCACCCGGCACGGAGTGCGGATCATCCTCGGCGACGTGCAGGGCAAGGGACTGCCGGCGGTGGAAACGGCGGCGGCGCTGCTCGGCTCTTTCCGCGAGGCGGCCTACGACGCCGAAGACCTCGCCGAACTCGCCGGGCGCCTGGAGACCAGCCTGCGGCGCTACGCCGAACGCGCCTCCACGCCGGACTCCGCCGAACGCTTCGCCACCGCCATCCTGATGGAGATCCCCGACGGCCGCCCCGAAGCCTTCCTCCTCAACTGCGGCCATCCCCCGCCGCTGCTGATCCAGCCCGGCGGCGTCCGCGCGATCGAGCCCGACGCGCCGCTTCCTCCGCTCAACCTGTCCGCGCTGGTCGCGAGCGAATACCGCACCGAGACGGTCCCGTTCGGTCCCGGTGACCGGGTCCTGCTCTACACCGACGGCGTCAGCGAGGCCCGGAACAGCGCCGGTGTGTTCTACCCGCTGGCCGACCGGCTCACCGGCTGGATCGCAGAGCCCTCACCCCAACTGCTCGCCGATCTCAGCCGCGACCTGAACCACTATGCGGGCGGCGCCACGAGCGACGACGCGGCCGTGCTGATCGCCGCGCGCCATCGGCCCATCTCATGA
- a CDS encoding glycoside hydrolase family 3 N-terminal domain-containing protein yields MAHVAIAAALTLAAVDAAAATGAAASTAQPRYLDRTAPIAARVNDLLGRMTLPEKAGQMDQQLVDNATAASGGACGAAGFNLPTPACMQSALIDQNVGSILAGGTDNPSDTTGSGTSGNTAQDWANDYNTIQQYAIAHSRLHIPLSFGVDAVHGFGHPWQAPLFPQSIGMGATWDPSQAKAGGAMTATALRSTGWTWAFAPVQDLARDNRWGRTYETWAEEPALSSAMGAANVTGLQTPAPAGGLDVSATVKHFAGYSESVNGHDRDEALLPLNYLQSTILPSYAGAINAGADAVMVDSGSINGVPATSSHYLLTDILRGQMGFKGVEISDYQDVQALQTTYHIAASLPDAVALAVNAGLDMSMEVNGPDQWQSAIIQDVGNGKIRMSTINDAVRRILTMKFQLGLFDQPCVADPGKPCLNAGAADAVVTSGRDQTLKATQESITLLRNQNSVLPLPAGSRVVVTGPSADSMTNQLGGWSVSWQGVAGAGHVCCMGSPDQIPPGTTVQTGVLGADTHATAISDQAAAVAAAPNTDAYVAVVGEKAYAEGLGDNPAPALPADQQALISALEATGKPVIVVVEAGRPVALGSAEKASAVVMAYQGSTEAGQAVADVLFGKTDPSGHLSISWPSDAPAVGGDFNSTAPSPLGDEPKFFDQLPGTGSGPGNAYNPLYPFGYGLSYTTFSHSALAVTPNASAHGTLTATLTVTNTGTRDGTDVVPLYVAQPVSASAEPPQRLVGFTRVTLAAGASQTVKVSFPATALARSQGDINASAPPTVEPGGYVLQVDKEADTTPYDVDLSAPFTLR; encoded by the coding sequence GTGGCGCACGTCGCCATCGCCGCCGCGCTCACCTTGGCGGCCGTCGACGCCGCCGCCGCGACCGGCGCCGCGGCCAGCACCGCGCAGCCGAGATACCTGGACCGGACCGCGCCGATCGCCGCGCGGGTCAACGATCTGCTCGGCCGCATGACCCTGCCGGAGAAGGCCGGGCAGATGGATCAGCAGTTGGTCGACAACGCGACCGCCGCCTCCGGCGGCGCCTGCGGGGCGGCCGGCTTCAACCTTCCGACCCCCGCCTGTATGCAGTCGGCGCTGATCGACCAGAACGTCGGCTCGATCCTGGCCGGCGGAACCGATAACCCTTCTGACACCACGGGCAGCGGCACCAGCGGCAACACCGCTCAGGACTGGGCCAACGACTACAACACCATCCAGCAGTACGCGATCGCCCACTCGCGGCTGCACATCCCGCTCAGCTTCGGCGTGGACGCCGTGCACGGCTTCGGCCACCCCTGGCAGGCGCCGCTGTTCCCGCAGTCGATCGGCATGGGCGCGACCTGGGACCCCTCGCAGGCGAAGGCCGGCGGCGCGATGACCGCCACCGCGCTGCGTTCGACGGGCTGGACGTGGGCCTTCGCCCCGGTCCAGGACCTGGCGCGCGACAACCGCTGGGGACGCACCTATGAGACGTGGGCCGAGGAGCCCGCTCTGTCTTCGGCGATGGGAGCCGCAAACGTTACCGGCCTGCAGACCCCGGCTCCGGCCGGCGGCCTGGACGTCAGCGCGACCGTCAAGCACTTCGCCGGGTATTCGGAGTCGGTCAACGGCCACGACCGCGACGAAGCGCTGCTGCCGCTGAACTATCTGCAGAGCACGATCCTGCCGTCCTACGCCGGGGCGATCAACGCCGGCGCCGACGCGGTGATGGTCGACTCCGGGTCCATCAACGGCGTCCCAGCCACCTCCTCGCACTACCTGCTCACCGACATCCTCCGCGGCCAGATGGGCTTCAAGGGCGTCGAGATCAGCGACTACCAGGACGTGCAGGCGCTGCAGACGACCTACCACATCGCCGCCAGCCTGCCGGACGCCGTCGCCCTGGCGGTGAACGCGGGTCTGGACATGAGCATGGAGGTCAACGGCCCGGACCAGTGGCAGAGCGCGATCATCCAGGACGTCGGCAACGGCAAGATCAGGATGTCGACGATCAACGACGCCGTGCGCCGCATCCTGACCATGAAGTTCCAGCTCGGACTGTTCGACCAGCCCTGTGTGGCCGACCCGGGCAAGCCGTGCCTGAACGCCGGGGCGGCCGACGCGGTCGTGACCTCCGGGCGTGACCAGACCCTGAAGGCCACGCAGGAGTCGATCACGCTGCTGCGCAACCAGAACAGCGTGCTGCCGCTGCCCGCCGGCAGCCGCGTGGTGGTGACCGGTCCCAGCGCGGACTCGATGACCAACCAGCTCGGCGGCTGGAGCGTGAGCTGGCAGGGCGTCGCCGGCGCCGGGCACGTGTGCTGCATGGGCTCGCCGGACCAGATCCCGCCGGGGACCACGGTGCAGACCGGGGTCCTGGGCGCCGACACCCACGCCACGGCCATCTCCGACCAGGCGGCCGCCGTGGCTGCCGCCCCGAACACCGACGCCTACGTCGCGGTGGTGGGGGAGAAGGCGTACGCCGAAGGCCTCGGCGACAATCCCGCCCCGGCGCTCCCGGCGGACCAGCAGGCGCTGATCTCCGCGCTGGAGGCGACCGGCAAGCCGGTGATCGTCGTGGTCGAGGCGGGCCGTCCGGTCGCTCTGGGCTCGGCGGAGAAGGCCAGCGCGGTCGTGATGGCCTACCAGGGCAGCACCGAGGCCGGGCAGGCCGTGGCCGACGTGCTGTTCGGCAAGACCGACCCCAGCGGCCACCTGTCGATCAGCTGGCCGTCCGACGCGCCGGCGGTCGGCGGCGACTTCAACAGCACCGCGCCGTCCCCGCTGGGCGACGAGCCGAAGTTCTTCGACCAGCTGCCGGGTACCGGCTCCGGGCCGGGGAACGCCTACAACCCGCTCTATCCGTTCGGATACGGGCTCTCCTACACCACCTTCAGCCACTCGGCGCTGGCGGTGACGCCGAACGCCTCGGCGCACGGCACCCTCACCGCGACGCTGACCGTCACCAACACCGGAACGCGCGACGGCACGGACGTGGTGCCGCTGTACGTGGCCCAGCCGGTCAGCGCCTCGGCCGAGCCGCCGCAGCGCCTGGTCGGCTTCACCCGGGTGACGCTGGCCGCCGGGGCGTCGCAGACCGTGAAGGTCAGCTTCCCGGCCACGGCGCTGGCCCGGAGCCAGGGCGACATCAACGCATCCGCGCCGCCGACCGTCGAGCCCGGCGGCTACGTGCTGCAGGTCGACAAGGAGGCTGACACCACTCCGTACGACGTCGACCTGTCGGCGCCGTTCACGCTGCGGTGA
- a CDS encoding VOC family protein has protein sequence MKPNRSIPSATVIPVLVYPDVRAAVEWLTTVFGFAERIRIGEDHRSQMRVGEDGAVIIADVRGQRTPPQPGVETHVLKVRVEDVRAQYERAKSHGAAILADLAEQPFGELQFTVEDLAGHRWEFCESVRDVDPAEWGGTVVEG, from the coding sequence GTGAAGCCGAACCGTTCGATCCCGTCCGCGACAGTCATCCCGGTCCTGGTCTACCCGGACGTGCGAGCCGCTGTGGAGTGGCTCACCACGGTGTTCGGGTTCGCCGAACGCATCCGGATCGGCGAGGACCACCGCTCGCAGATGCGCGTCGGCGAGGACGGTGCCGTGATCATCGCCGACGTGCGCGGGCAGCGCACGCCGCCGCAGCCCGGCGTCGAGACGCATGTGCTGAAGGTGCGGGTCGAGGACGTGCGGGCGCAGTATGAGCGCGCGAAGTCCCATGGCGCCGCGATCCTCGCCGACCTCGCCGAGCAGCCGTTCGGGGAGTTGCAGTTCACCGTCGAGGACCTGGCCGGGCATCGCTGGGAGTTCTGCGAGTCGGTGCGCGACGTGGATCCCGCCGAGTGGGGCGGGACGGTCGTCGAGGGCTGA
- a CDS encoding SGNH/GDSL hydrolase family protein, whose protein sequence is MAAFVLLASLWMAVRITPLQSVTAAGQTVEVGAAAPGWGLSGPGEMDLFGQTISTQPQFPGPVRPRLRLTHITANAELEQLLGSSDKSSAGVLGRQLSSGWLRYGLWEGAVSAGIVVMVLAAVTGLRRYSLRRTVIVLSTGAIAMTAVNVVGFGLLASGTPSALRHVHSLSDLVGRSMGYPVAPADGPALSGVQAVVIGDSTAAAIGNRPVSHPSALDQACGRSADSFAAQLATVNNWNVLNLACSGATVRTGLLGPQPAGPLSAPPQIAQLQRAPKARVVIVSVGADDLHWADLTRFCAASPTCDDRVTDAYFQQQTAQFVLDYRELLTQLAALPGHPAVIINQYYDPFGPDTSCLAAEHVDAAKAKTLQGRLDQLNTALKQGADAAGFITVQPSFAGHALCSPEPFVQGPKDKAPLHPTAAGELAIALADQQALFRAEQAAAAAQSSNGQTPDGQTPDGQSAGGQSAGGQTPGTGQS, encoded by the coding sequence GTGGCGGCGTTCGTGCTCCTGGCTTCGCTGTGGATGGCCGTGCGCATCACGCCGTTGCAGTCGGTGACCGCCGCCGGACAGACGGTCGAAGTGGGCGCCGCCGCTCCGGGATGGGGCTTGTCCGGTCCGGGCGAAATGGACTTGTTCGGCCAGACGATCTCCACCCAGCCGCAGTTTCCGGGACCGGTCCGTCCTCGGCTGCGGCTGACGCACATCACGGCGAACGCCGAGCTGGAGCAGCTGCTCGGTTCCAGCGACAAGAGCAGCGCGGGCGTTCTGGGCCGCCAGCTGTCCTCCGGCTGGCTGCGGTACGGGCTGTGGGAGGGCGCGGTGTCGGCGGGGATCGTCGTGATGGTGCTGGCCGCCGTGACCGGGCTCCGCCGGTACTCGCTGCGCCGCACCGTCATCGTGCTGAGCACCGGCGCGATCGCGATGACGGCGGTCAACGTGGTGGGCTTCGGGCTGCTCGCCTCCGGCACCCCGAGCGCCCTGCGGCACGTGCACTCGCTGTCCGACCTCGTCGGCCGCAGCATGGGCTACCCAGTCGCCCCCGCCGACGGACCGGCGCTGAGCGGCGTGCAGGCGGTGGTGATCGGCGACTCCACCGCGGCGGCCATCGGCAACCGTCCGGTATCCCACCCCAGCGCCCTGGACCAGGCCTGCGGCCGCAGCGCCGACTCCTTCGCCGCGCAACTGGCCACGGTCAACAACTGGAACGTACTGAACCTGGCCTGCTCCGGCGCGACCGTCCGCACCGGCCTCCTCGGCCCGCAACCCGCCGGCCCGCTCAGCGCCCCGCCCCAGATCGCCCAACTCCAGCGCGCGCCCAAAGCCCGCGTGGTCATCGTCAGCGTCGGTGCCGACGACCTCCACTGGGCCGACCTGACCCGCTTCTGCGCCGCCAGCCCCACCTGCGACGACCGCGTCACCGACGCCTACTTCCAACAGCAGACGGCCCAATTCGTCCTGGACTACCGCGAACTCCTCACCCAACTAGCCGCCCTCCCCGGCCACCCAGCCGTCATCATCAACCAGTACTACGACCCCTTCGGCCCCGACACCTCCTGCCTAGCCGCCGAACACGTCGACGCCGCCAAAGCCAAAACCCTCCAAGGCCGCCTGGACCAGCTCAACACCGCCCTGAAGCAAGGAGCCGACGCAGCCGGCTTCATCACCGTCCAACCCTCCTTCGCCGGCCACGCACTGTGCAGCCCCGAACCATTCGTCCAAGGCCCGAAAGACAAGGCCCCCCTGCACCCCACCGCCGCCGGCGAGCTGGCAATAGCACTGGCCGACCAGCAGGCACTGTTCAGAGCCGAGCAAGCGGCCGCAGCGGCGCAGTCCTCAAACGGACAGACACCGGACGGGCAGACGCCCGACGGGCAGAGCGCCGGCGGGCAGTCGGCAGGCGGGCAGACGCCGGGGACCGGTCAATCGTGA
- a CDS encoding SPW repeat protein → MSETAPRHASDITTHPDAREMQERFAKVVQGPRATALDGMVVLLGMYLAISPWVVHSIDANLRVNNLVIGLTLAAFGFGLALQPERLYRLGWICVPVGVWMIISPWVVTVGHTAGRAVIWNNVAIGAVAVLLGLASQGMTMGAVRRRR, encoded by the coding sequence ATGTCCGAGACCGCACCGCGGCATGCGTCGGACATCACCACGCATCCGGATGCGAGGGAAATGCAGGAACGGTTCGCCAAGGTCGTCCAAGGTCCCCGCGCGACGGCGCTGGACGGCATGGTCGTGCTGCTCGGGATGTACCTCGCGATATCGCCGTGGGTGGTGCATTCCATCGACGCCAACCTGCGGGTGAACAACCTGGTGATCGGCCTGACCCTGGCCGCGTTCGGCTTCGGCCTGGCCCTCCAGCCCGAGCGGCTGTACCGGCTCGGCTGGATCTGCGTGCCGGTCGGCGTCTGGATGATCATCTCGCCCTGGGTGGTGACCGTGGGCCACACCGCCGGAAGGGCCGTCATCTGGAACAACGTCGCCATCGGCGCCGTGGCCGTGCTGCTCGGCCTGGCCAGCCAAGGGATGACGATGGGCGCCGTGCGAAGAAGGCGCTGA
- a CDS encoding ABC transporter permease, which produces MTHFMFFSYLSRELRRRSKQAIVVALGLAIGIGLTITVSAASHGVKTAQDSVLHSLYGVGTDMTVTETAAPGSGNGGQRFSFNGPDAGTTSGTKTQATSSDNLNLSFGTKAMPADTLKKVAGVSGVQQAVGALTLTDFKIDTTVQQQITQDQAQQGQAPSSGSSRSGGTGGNGGNGGPRFGGPASGNGNANILTVTGVDTANLATGPMSALTLDSGRAFTTADSTADVAVVSASYASANKVAAGGTVTLAGTKFSVVGVASGTTQTGIFIPLQVAQTLSKQTGNVSTIYVKAASATEIDAVSAGIKTADTAATVTTAADLAKSVTGSLSSTASLANNLGKWLSIAVLAAAFAIAGLLTMSSVGRRVREFGTLKALGWSSRRVVRQVIGESVVTGLIGGVAGIALGFAGAQAINAFSPKLSATTGGASGGSGAPGGFGGGGGGGTGGGGTGGTGGRTFGGGGRGAQTVAVHLSAQVGLTILLVAVGLALLGGLVAGGLGGWRASSLRPADALRKLA; this is translated from the coding sequence ATGACCCACTTCATGTTCTTCTCCTACCTGAGCCGTGAGCTGCGCAGACGCAGCAAGCAGGCCATCGTGGTGGCCCTCGGCCTCGCGATCGGCATCGGACTCACGATCACGGTGAGCGCCGCCTCGCACGGCGTGAAGACCGCGCAGGACTCGGTCCTGCATTCGCTGTACGGCGTCGGGACCGACATGACCGTCACCGAGACCGCCGCTCCCGGTTCCGGCAACGGCGGCCAGCGCTTCTCCTTCAACGGACCGGACGCCGGGACGACCTCCGGCACCAAGACGCAGGCGACGTCCTCGGACAATCTGAACCTCTCCTTCGGGACCAAGGCGATGCCGGCGGACACCCTGAAGAAGGTCGCCGGGGTCTCCGGGGTGCAGCAGGCGGTCGGCGCGCTGACCCTGACCGACTTCAAGATCGACACCACGGTGCAGCAGCAGATCACGCAGGACCAGGCGCAGCAGGGTCAGGCCCCGAGTTCGGGCAGCAGCCGCTCCGGCGGGACTGGCGGCAACGGCGGAAACGGCGGCCCGCGCTTCGGCGGCCCGGCCTCCGGCAATGGGAACGCCAACATCCTCACCGTCACCGGCGTCGACACCGCGAACCTGGCCACCGGTCCGATGTCCGCGCTGACGCTGGACTCCGGCCGCGCGTTCACCACCGCCGACAGCACGGCCGACGTGGCCGTCGTCAGCGCCTCGTACGCCTCGGCGAACAAGGTCGCGGCCGGCGGCACGGTCACCCTGGCCGGGACCAAGTTCAGCGTCGTGGGCGTGGCGTCCGGGACCACTCAGACCGGCATCTTCATCCCGCTGCAGGTGGCGCAGACCTTGTCCAAGCAGACCGGGAACGTCTCGACGATCTACGTGAAGGCCGCCAGCGCGACCGAGATCGACGCGGTCTCCGCCGGCATCAAGACCGCGGACACCGCGGCGACCGTCACCACCGCCGCGGACCTGGCCAAGTCGGTGACCGGCTCGCTGTCCTCGACCGCCTCGCTGGCGAACAACCTCGGCAAGTGGCTGTCGATCGCGGTGCTGGCCGCCGCCTTCGCCATCGCCGGGCTGCTCACGATGTCCTCGGTGGGACGCCGGGTCCGGGAGTTCGGCACGCTCAAGGCCCTGGGATGGAGCTCGCGCCGCGTGGTGCGCCAGGTGATCGGCGAGTCCGTGGTCACCGGTTTGATCGGCGGCGTGGCCGGTATCGCGCTCGGCTTCGCCGGAGCCCAGGCGATCAACGCGTTCTCGCCGAAGCTGTCGGCGACGACCGGCGGTGCGTCGGGTGGGTCCGGTGCGCCGGGCGGCTTCGGTGGCGGTGGCGGTGGCGGCACTGGCGGCGGCGGCACCGGCGGCACCGGTGGTCGCACCTTCGGCGGGGGCGGCCGCGGCGCCCAGACCGTCGCCGTCCACCTCTCGGCGCAGGTGGGCCTGACGATTCTGCTCGTCGCGGTCGGCCTGGCCCTGCTCGGCGGTCTGGTCGCCGGCGGTCTGGGCGGCTGGCGCGCCTCGTCCCTGCGCCCCGCCGACGCCCTCCGCAAGCTCGCCTGA